Proteins encoded by one window of Xylocopa sonorina isolate GNS202 chromosome 16, iyXylSono1_principal, whole genome shotgun sequence:
- the LOC143431004 gene encoding uncharacterized protein LOC143431004, whose protein sequence is MEDLLEARITKSIRDTEIAIKKRAYIAVFVCLTVKDIHVELVNDLTSEGFIAALKRFIARRGLCKAIYSDNERNFVGANNELQELQELIKPDDYNQRSLWEAAVKSLKHHLARVVGIEPFTLENFNTLTIEIESILNYLPLTPISSDPNDLIVLTPGHFLIGDSLTSLRERNFVHAPTDRPFLETLAPEYLNKLTKRSKWTRGLAPPSYQPDENDDLATSNIVSLSTLRHFYCHTPNR, encoded by the exons ATGGAAGATCTTCTGGAGGCAAGGATCACCAAATC AATCAGAGACACCGAAATCGCAATCAAGAAAAGGGCTTACATTGCGGTCTTTGTATGTCTCACCGTTAAGGACATCCACGTGGAGCTGGTGAATGATCTCACAAGCGAGGGTTTCATCGCCGCACTCAAACGGTTCATCGCGAGACGGGGACTCTGCAAGGCCATATATTCAGACAATGAAAGGAATTTCGTCGGGGCAAACAATGAATTACAAGAACTTCAAGAACTTATCAAACCTGACGATTATAACCAACG AAGTCTCTGGGAAGCAGCAGTAAAATCCTTAAAACACCATTTAGCACGCGTCGTGGGTATTGAGCCATTCACTCTCGAGAATTTTAACACCTTGACAATTGAAATCGAATCGATTCTCAATTATCTCCCATTGACACCCATCTCTTCCGATCCAAACGACCTGATCGTCCTGACTCCCGGACACTTCCTTATTGGCGATTCACTTACGAGCTTAAGAGAACGAAACTTCGTGCATGCACCCACGGATCGCC CATTTTTGGAAACGCTGGCACCGGAATATCTAAACAAATTGACTAAACGAAGTAAATGGACAAGAGGACTTGCACCTCCATCGTACCAACCTGACGAGAACGATGACCTGGCGACATCA AACATCGTATCGCTGAGTACCTTGCGCCATTTCTATTGTCACACGCCTAACAGATAA